From a region of the Lactuca sativa cultivar Salinas chromosome 4, Lsat_Salinas_v11, whole genome shotgun sequence genome:
- the LOC111891666 gene encoding uncharacterized protein LOC111891666 codes for MATTVEAFRMGLMKDPPFYEDLVMTPCREVDEFKSRTLRFIRLEEYKKIQRKTSSLSSYQNPNRNVDSSSQRSYKSKPYSKPDHHMVNALEDERDEEEPPKITDYCFSVDVSGLIYAMDDLGDKARWPNKNNKSTSWKDKSKWCAYHEDFDHMVEDCIALRKEISYLLRKGHLKEILRRKKEKSKENNQDDHKIPKKPGSPPPNAEIININPGGSNICGTSYSQAKRHAKVYKIEKEDRPRKNTSVSNEKEITFNVTDRDEIQDPHHEGLVITLYIANHFIIRILVNGRSSLNITLRCS; via the coding sequence ATGGCCACTACCGTGGAAGCCTTCAGGATGGGTTTAATGAAGGATCCTCCCTTTTATGAGGATCTCGTAATGACCCCATGCAGGGAAGTGGACGAATTCAAAAGTAGAACATTGAGGTTCATCAGACTGGAAGAATATAAGAAGATCCAGAGGAAGACCAGTTCCCTGAGTTCATATCAAAATCCTAATAGGAATGTCGATTCTTCATCCCAAAGATCCTACAAATCGAAGCCCTATTCCAAACCAGATCATCACATGGTTAATGCCCTTGAGGATGAAAGAGATGAGGAGGAGCCTCCTAAGATCACTGACTATTGTTTTTCTGTGGATGTTTCAGGTTTAATATATGCTATGGATGATCTCGGAGACAAAGCAAGGTGGCCAAATAAGAATAACAAGTCCACCAGCTGGAAAGACAAGTCCAAATGGTGTGCTTACCACGAAGATTTTGATCACATGGTGGAGGATTGCATAGCCCTAAGAAAGGAGATCAGCTACCTCCTTAGAAAAGGGCATCTTAAAGAGATCctcagaagaaagaaagaaaagtccAAGGAGAACAACCAGGATGATCATAAGATCCCGAAGAAACCAGGATCTCCACCCCCAAACGCTGAGATAATTAACATTAACCCAGGTGGATCTAACATTTGTGGTACTTCTTATTCTCAAGCTAAAAGACATGCCAAGGTTTATAAAATAGAAAAGGAGGATAGACCACGGAAGAATACCTCGGTTAGCAATGAAAAGGAAATCACGTTCAACGTGACGGACAGGGACGAGATCCAGGATCCTCACCATGAAGGACTCGTGATAACACTGTACATTGCCAACCACTTCATCATAAGGATCCTTGTTAACGGAAGATCCTCATTGAACATCACTCTTCGATGCTCTTAA